CGTTATTTTCTGGGATACTGGTACAGTTGCTGATTGCAATAATGGATACAATGGACAGCAATGAAAAGAGCTTTTTCATAAGCATGTAGGTTAATAGTAATTTGGGACTATAATAACGTTCAGATATAAGAAATTATTGCGTGGAAATCGGTTTTATATGTGATGCTGGTTGACTTATTTGGTTAATTATATAGTTTGCTGACATAAAACTCAATTCTCTAACAAAACATTATGAGGATTAGCATTGCCGAAAATGGTTAAAAGTCAGGTTTTTTCTAAGGGAAATGCTGTATTTTTGCGCCAATAATTTTAAACCGAAAAACATGAAAGTAACCGTAGTTGGAGCAGGTGCAGTTGGGGCTAGCTGTGCTGAATATATTGCAATGAAAGATTTTGCATCAGAAGTAGTATTGCTAGACATTAAAGAAGGATATGCCGAAGGGAAAGCAATGGACTTGATGCAAACAGCCTCCTTAAATGGTTTTGATACCAAGATTACTGGAAGTACCAGTGATTATGCTAAAACTGCGGGCAGTGATATCGCTGTAATAACTTCAGGGATACCACGTAAACCTGGAATGACACGAGAAGAATTGATAGGAATCAATGCGGGTATTGTCAAAACAGTTGCTTCAAGCTTATTGGAACATTCTCCAAATGTTATTCTTATTGTTGTTAGTAATCCAATGGATACCATGACCTATTTGGTACATAAGACAACCGATTTGCCTAAGCACAGAATAATTGGTATGGGAGGTGCTTTGGACAGTGCTCGATTTAAATACCGGTTGGCAGAAGCCCTAGATGCACCGATTTCTGATGTAGACGGTATGGTGATAGGGGGACATAGTGATACGGGTATGGTACCGTTGATCAACCATGCTGCGCGTAATAGTGTCAAGGTTTCTGAATTTTTAGCAGAAGACCGTATGCAGCAAGTTGTAGAAGATACTAAAGTAGGAGGTGCCACCCTTACTAAATTACTGGGAACCAGTGCTTGGTACGCACCTGGTGCGGCTGTTTCTTCATTGGTACAGGCAATAGCTTGTGACCAGAAGAAAATGTTCCCTTGTTCTACCTTTTTGGAAGGTGAATATGATCTTAACGATATCTGTATAGGTGTTCCAGTGTTACTGGGAAAAAATGGTATTGAAAAAATAGTTGAGATTGATTTGAGCGATGCGGAAAAAGCCAAAATGCAAGAAAGTGCGGAAGGTGTAAGAAAGACCAACGGACTGCTCCAGTTGTAATCTAAAAAATTATACCTAAAAATTGTCATTTTGGGCAGCGCCAAAAATCTGAAAATTAAATTTTCTTTGATTTTTTACAACCGCTGTTTGGAATGACAATTTTGGTTTTTGGCAATCAAGATTTGTTCCATTTGCATTAACCCTAAATTCTATTGGCAAATCTTGTGGGAAATGATATATTTGCACGCTGTTTAAGAAAAACATCTAAAATATAATAATCAATGCAAAATAAAGGACTTATAAAGCTTTTCGCGCTTCTTTTTGGTCTGGTCAGCATTTATCAACTTTCCTTTACTTATATAACAAGTAAACTGGAAAAAGATGCGGAAGTATATGCTATCGGGCAAATTTCGGAAGCTGAGGAAGATTATGTGGCAAAACGGGAAGCTTTAGAGGCATCGTACTTAGATTCTATCGGTAGCAATCCAGTTTTGGGATATACCAGCTATGACGATGCAAAGAAAAAGGAATTGAACAAAGGGTTGGACCTTAAAGGAGGTATAAACGTTACCCTCCAGATTTCAGTAAAAGACATTTTAAAAGGACTTGCCAACAATACCAAGAACCCTGTTTTTAATAAAGCTTTGGCTGATGCCGATACTGCTTCCAAAAGTAGTGATGATACCTATTTAGAGTTGTTTTTTGATGCTTTTGATAAAATCAAGGGTGAAACCAAATTAGCGTCACCGGATATTTTTGCGAACAAAGGTTTGAGCGATGTCATCAACTTTCAGATGACGGATGATCAGGTGAAACCCATCATAAGAACAAAAATAGACGAGTCTATTGTTTCAGCATTTGAAGTTCTTCGGGAGCGTATTGATGGCTTTGGTGTAACGCAACCTAACATCCAGAGAGAGGGAAATTCTGGACGTATTTTAGTAGAACTTCCTGGTGCCAGGGATATAGCCCGTGCACAGGAACTGCTATCGAGCACAGCGCAACTGGAATTCTGGGAGACCTATCCGCAGAGCAACCAAAGCTTGGGAACTTTTTTCATCAATGCAAATGAGAAATTAAAGGATATTTTAGAACCGGTTGAGGCCGAAGAGGAAATTTCTAAACCAGAATCTGAGATAGATTCATTGTTGTCCGATGTGGCACAGGATTCATTGGATTTAAATGCACAAGCCAATAACCCGTTGTTAGGAAAACTAATTCCAGCAGGTCAGGGTAGTCATGCCATTGCAAGAGTTTTGGTTACGGATACGGCTGAGATAGGGGGGTACCTCAGAATGCGAGAAATCAGAAGGCTTTTACCCAATGATGTCCAGTTTACTAAGTTTCTTTGGGAAAGGTCTGCTAAAGATTCTGAATTGGCGGAGTTATATGCGTTAAAATCAAACAGGGAAAATGCTCCTAGAATTAGTGGGGATGTAGTTTCTGATGCACAAGATACTTTTGACCAGTTTAATAAGCCCGCAGTGAGCATGACCATGAACACCAGAGGTGCAAAAGAATGGGAAAAACTAACAGGGGATGCTTTTAATAACCAAACAGGGATTGCTATAGTTCTAGACAATAAAGTATATACGGCTCCTGGAGTTTCAACAGGACCAATTTCTGGAGGACGTTCAGAAATTACCGGTACATTCACGATAAACGAGACCAAGGATATTGCCAATGTACTTCGTGCAGGTAAGTTGCCAGCTTCTGCAGAGATTATTCAGTCCGAAGTGGTAGGCCCTTCTTTGGGACAAGAAGCTATTGATAGTGGTTTTATGTCCTTTTTGATAGCCATGTGCTTTGTATTGGTATGGATGGTTTTCTACTACGGTAAGGCAGGAATCTTTGCTGATATTGCATTGATATTGAACATCTTATTGATTTTTGGAGTGCTTACAAGTCTAGGTGCTGTATTGACCTTGCCTGGTATCGCAGGTATCGTATTGACCATAGGTATGTCAGTGGATGCAAACGTGCTTATCTTCGAACGTGTTAAGGAAGAATTGGCGCGTGGGAAAGGTAAAGCACAGGCTGTAGCAGATGGTTTTGGCAACGCATTGTCCTCTATTTTGGATGCGAACATTACTACAGGGCTTACTGCAATCATACTTTTTGTGTTTGGTTCGGGTCCAATTAAAGGATTTGCGACAACGTTGCTTATAGGTATCGTTACGTCACTGTTCACCGCTATATTTATTACACGTTTGTTGGTTGACTGGTATATTGCCAAAAAAGGGCGAAGCTTGGATTTTTCTACAGGCATAACCAAGAACCTGTTCAAGAATATGAATATCAATTTCTTGAGCAAAAGAAAGATAGCCTACGTTGTTTCCTTTATTTTGGTAGGTGTTGGTGTATTTTCATTGTTGACTACGGGATTACAACAAGGTGTTGACTTTATAGGAGGGCGTTCATATCAAATTCGTTTCGAGAAAGCGGTAAACCCATCTGAAATTGCTTCAGAATTAAATACTGTTTTTGGTAGCGGTACCAATGTAAAAACTTTTGGTGAAGCCAATCAGATTAAAGTCACAACGCCTTATAAAGTTGATGTTGAAGGGATAGAGGTTGACAATGAAATTCAAAACAAACTCTTTACTTCCCTTCAAAAATACCTTCCAGATGGTACTTCTTTTGAAGACTTTACTTTGGGTGCTTCAGAAAAATCGATAGGGATACTACAATCGGTTAAAGTTGGACCTACCATAGCGGATGACATTAAAAACAATGCCTTTTTAGCGATTATCGGTTCTTTGGCGGTAGTATTTTTATACATCCTATTGCGTTTTAGAAAGTGGCAATTCTCTTTGGGTGCCGTTGTGGCGGTATTCCATGATGTTATGATCGTATTGGGAATATTCTCCCTAACTGGAAGTATCATGCCATTTAACATGGAAATCGACCAAGCATTTATTGCAGCGATTCTTACGGTAATTGGTTATTCATTGAATGATACCGTGGTCGTATTTGACCGTATTCGAGAAATTGTAGGCCTTAAAGGTTGGAACAATGGCATAAATATTAACCTGGCATTGAACAGTACTTTAAGCCGTACGCTGAATACATCATTGACGACGTTGATTGTATTATTGGCGATTTTCATCTTTGGCGGGGAAAGCTTAAGAGGATTTATGTTCGCCATGATCGTAGGTGTTCTCGTAGGTACGTATTCCTCTGTATTTATTGCTACACCTATCATGTTCGATGCATTGAAGAAAAAAATAGCAGGAGCCGACGAATAATAAGACTCAGCTAGTATTCATAAACAAAAAACCACCTTTTTTAAGGTGGTTTTTTGTTTTTCAAATCTTTTGTTCTTTTATTGTTTTTCACTGTAGTTTTTATCAATATAGGCTATAGCTTCTTCTTGGGTAAGAGCGGCAAAATCTTTGTAACGCCTGTGTACATCTATAATTTCGTTCAAAGCTTTTCTGACAAGTTCTTTGTTTTTCCAAGTTTTTAAATCTTTGATCACTATGGCCAGACATCCTTTCTTATATGAGATTTGCCCCAAAACATGTATAAGGGTATTTTTTACTCGTCTCGTTGTATCATGCTGTAACTCTTTTAGCAATGGGAGAATATCCTGAGGATGCTTTCGTCCCCTTAATTCTATGCCGTGGCAAATCTCACGTCTCACCTCCTTATCTGGATGACGAATGTAATTTTTTGCCCAGTTCAAAACAGGAACAGGGTTTTTGTCTCCCATTTTCTTGATAGAACCTATAACCGCATTTCTTACGGAATGATGCTCATCAAATAGTCCTTGGTCAAAAAAGTACCCCACATTTTCAAAATTGATTTTACCTAACTCACCAGCTGTATTGATTACTGTCTGTCTTACTTTTTCGGATTCAGATTTCAGGAGTTTATCAAGAATATTGATAATGTTGGATACATCGATAGTACTATTTTTGTATATTTTGCCAATGGCTGAATAACCAGCTTTTCTGATGTAGGTATCTTCATCGGAAAAGTATTTGAAAATGGATTCTGTTTCCTTTTTTTGAAGGTCAAGAAGTATATCCGACTCAATTTTTTGAACCAGGTCTTTTCGCTTTTCTTTTGACAAATCATAAAAACCCATTCTTGTAAAAGTTTATTTTGAGGGCAATGACTTAACGTATTCAAATCCTTTTTGAAGATATTCTCCTAGCTTTTTTTTCTCTCCCAATAATGATTCAGGAATCAAAACGTACCCTCGCATTGTAGCGCCATATGATTTAAATGGTTTTGACCCATAGGCTTTATCAAATTCAGTAGTATCCTCTTTTGAAAGTCGAATCCCCAATTCCCCTTCTTTGTTGAGCTGTGAGAACATATGGCCGTTTGCCGATGTGTAGGGCATTGTTTTTCCTTTTCTTTCAAAATTGGGATTGGACTCGACGATTTCATTGTATATTTTTAGCACATCTTCCCTCATCTCTTTATTTTAGGTCTTTAGCCATAGCTTGAAATTCAAAATGCTCTTTTCCAATTTGGAAATCATGATTACCTATTTTATCGAAATCATTTTTTTCATAAAATGTAATGGCCCTTGTGTTACTTTTTAATACGGAAAGCCAAATATTTTCAGCGTTATTGGCTGCCGCTCTCTTCAGGGCTTTATTTTGTAATTCGCGTCCAATACCTAAAGATAAGAAGTCTTTTAAAACATATATTTTTTGAAGTTGACATACATTTTGCGAGTTGATGAATTTTGATGGGGAATGGAGCTTTAGCTTGGCATATCCTACAGGTAAGTCGTCAACATAAGCTAGCCAAAAAACGTTGTTCGGTTTGTTGAGACTGACACGTAATTTTGAAACATTAAAAGTTCTTGACAAATAATCTTGTAAATCTTTTTTATCATTAAAATAATGGCCAAAAGTTTCCGTAAAGGTAAATCTTGCCAATAGGGCAATGTAAACCGCATCTTCTTTTTTAGCTTCAATGATATACATGTTGTCTTGTTTTTCCAATTGACCCATTTGAGTCTGTTGTTTCTAGAATATAATCAAACCGGGGTAACAACCCATTTTCCTTTCTATGGGAAACAAAAACAATTGCAGTATCACTTTCTTTAGCGATTTTGTTCACCAAAGCTATAAATAGCCCTGTACTTTTTTCATCCAATCCGGCTGTTGGCTCATCCAGAATTAACAACGGAGGATGTTTTATCATTGCTCTCGCGGTCATAACAAGCCTTTTTTCGCCCGTAGTAAGTGATAAAAACTTCATGTCTTTCTTATTGTGCAATTGTAAAAGTTTTAACCATGATAAAGCCAATTTTTTTTCCTGGTCGGTTGGATAGTTGTAAAGCCCAATTGAGTCGTAAAGTCCGGAGAGTATCATATTTTCCAAACTATGATAACCGTTAAACTTATCTGTCATTGATGGCGTGTAGTACCCTATTTTTTTCTTGATGTCCCATACGCTTTCACCGCTTCCTTTCCTTTGTCCAAATATAGTTAGGTCTTGTCCATATCCTTTATGGCTATCTCCGGTTATCATAGATAATATAGTGGTTTTTCCGCTTCCGTTGGGACCAATCAATTGCCAAAACTCCCCCTTTTTTATAGCCCAATCAATACTGTCCAAAACTTTACGCCCATCAAAACTTACAGATACGTTCCTAAATTGAACAAGTTCATTTTCTTTAACTTCAATGGTATGCAGAGGAGGTGGAATAGTTCCCGTGAACTGAGGTTCTGCTTTTTGGTTTGCGGTCAAAAACAAATCGAACGATGCATACTTTTCTAGCTTGTCCCCATCTAATTTATAGTAATCCGAAGAGATGGGCAGCACATCATCTAAACGGCTTATCATTTGAATAAGGATAACTGACTTTGAAATGGATATCAACTTTTTTCTTAGAATGGTTTGCGTTTCTACATCTAGATTATCGAAAGGATTGACCAAAACCAAAAAATCAGGTTTTTGTTTTGATATGTAATCCAACAATACTTTTTTTTGTTCTCCACTACTCATGGATTTTAAGGACTGGTAAACTCCCTCTGTAATAATTTTTACATCGTGCCTTTCCTCTTCATCCATAAAGCGTTCAATTTCCGATTTGGAAAATAGCAGTCCTGTCTTTCCATTCAATTCGCTAAAAGCTTCTGAACGGCCTTTCAACAAGTTGTTCACTAGAACATCTGTTCTGGAACTGTTGTTCGTAAGAATTGTATGGTTTTTAGGCTGGGTCATTTTAAAGTGATTCTTTGACAAAAGGTGCAATGCACTTCAAAATAAAGATTATCCTTGGTTTACCCTAAAAATATGAACAGGATTGTCTTTGTACGTAGTTGTTTTATCCAAAAACATCCCATTTTTTTCGGCAACCTTTTGAGAGGGAATGTTATCGATATGAATAATGGAAATAAGTGAATCCGAAAAGTTGTTTTGGAAAGCGTAATCCCTACATTTTTTGGCGGCTTCAAAGGCAAAGCCTTGTAACCAGAATTTTGGTAAGATGGAATACCCAATCTCGAGTTCTTCCGCTCCATCAACACTTTGAACTAAGAGTCCACATAGTCCTACAAGTTGTTTGGTGTCTTTTGAGACAAGGGCATTCATGCCGCCCAAATTCATTTCATACCGTTCAAAAATCCTATCGAATTGCTCCGTACATGCTTTAATGGGGTCTGGTTCGAGGCCATCCCAATATTTAGTGGATAAAGGATTGAGATAGAAAGGAAGCCAATGGTCAAAGTCCGAAGGAGTAACTTTTCTGAACAATAAACGCTGCGTGGTTTCGTCTTCTAAAAGATATTTTGGCATTACTCTTTTGTGAAAGAAATTATATCTCCAACTTCCAATCCCCAAGTATCGGATAGTCCTGCGTTTATTTCCAATACATATTTTACCGGAACTTTCGAGGGTAATCCTGTCTCATTAAATGGTTGGGCATTTTTTTGAAAACTGGCAATTTTCAAGTTTTCATCAATATAGATGATATCCAAAGGGAATTCGGTATTCTTCATGTAGAACGAATGCATGGCTACATCGGGAAAAATAAATAACATTCCTTGATGGTTTTCCATCGATTCGCGGTACATCAATCCTGTTTGGGTTTCATATTCAGATTCAGCTATTTCAATATCCAAAGTGATCAAGATGGAATCTGTTTCAGATCGTGTAACGGTAAGTGAGCCTTCTTTGGTAAAACCTATGGTTTCGGTTTTTATTTCTTGCTTGGATTCTGTCTTACACGAACTTAACTGCATAAAGGAAACCAGAAGCAATAGGAGAAATCTCTTCATTTATTGGGCTATTTTGGATGGGTTTGGTCTAAACATGAAATACAATCCAACAATGATCATAGGAATGCTTAGCCATTGTCCTGTAGATAGAAGGCCTAAAGATTCTTCAAAACCTCCTTGGCTCTTTTTAAAATATTCCACAAAAAAGCGTACCGTCCAAAGCCCTACCATAAAAACGCCAAACAAATACCCGGTCTTGTCTTTTTTATCCGTTTTCCAATACAAAAAATACAATACCAGAAAGACAAATATATAGCATATACCTTCATATAATTGGGCAGGATGTCTGTAGGGAATCGATTCCAATACGCTTGAAAATTCTGGATTGTGCTCTATGGCCTTGTAGGCTGCACTGGCTGTTTTCTCTTTGGTAATGGACATTGCCTTGTAAGCGGGCATATCATCGGAATCCCGTATAAACCGAGTTGCCAAAGCAAATGACTTATCAACGACCCTACCGTTTATCTCCGAATTGAAAAAATTTCCCAATCGAACAAAAGCAGTTCCAATGGCCGAAACGACAACCATTCGGTCCAATAGCCAGAGCATTTTAATGTCTTTCCATTTTCTACAGTAAAGCCAGACACCTATAATTGCTGCAATAGTTGCTCCATGGCTTGCCAGCCCTGTGAATCCTGTGAATTCATATCCATTGATAAGACCAAATAATGAACCTTTCGAACTTTCCCTAATGGGCAATAAAATTTCAATTAGGTGATTTTTGTAATAATCCCAATCGTAAAAAAAAACATGTCCCAAGCGTGCGCCCAGCATAATAGATACAACACCATAAATAAAAAGGGAGTCCAATTTTTCCATGGATTTTTTTTCATTCAGGAAAATACGCTTCATTAAATACCAACCTGCTACAAAGGCCGCTATCCATAGTAAGTTGTAATATTTTATCTGAATAAACCCGAGTTTGAAAAGGGTGCCATCAGGATTCCAATTAAAGCCTAGGAAATACATGTATTAAATTTTGGGCTAAGATAATTAAATAGATGTTAGTAGTCAGTAGTCAGTAGTCGGTAGTCAGTGGTTGGTTATGTGTTTTTGGGTTTGTGCTTGAACTTTGGTCTTGAGCTTGAATTTGATTTTTGAACTTGAG
The nucleotide sequence above comes from Flagellimonas sp. HMM57. Encoded proteins:
- the mdh gene encoding malate dehydrogenase; translation: MKVTVVGAGAVGASCAEYIAMKDFASEVVLLDIKEGYAEGKAMDLMQTASLNGFDTKITGSTSDYAKTAGSDIAVITSGIPRKPGMTREELIGINAGIVKTVASSLLEHSPNVILIVVSNPMDTMTYLVHKTTDLPKHRIIGMGGALDSARFKYRLAEALDAPISDVDGMVIGGHSDTGMVPLINHAARNSVKVSEFLAEDRMQQVVEDTKVGGATLTKLLGTSAWYAPGAAVSSLVQAIACDQKKMFPCSTFLEGEYDLNDICIGVPVLLGKNGIEKIVEIDLSDAEKAKMQESAEGVRKTNGLLQL
- the secDF gene encoding protein translocase subunit SecDF encodes the protein MQNKGLIKLFALLFGLVSIYQLSFTYITSKLEKDAEVYAIGQISEAEEDYVAKREALEASYLDSIGSNPVLGYTSYDDAKKKELNKGLDLKGGINVTLQISVKDILKGLANNTKNPVFNKALADADTASKSSDDTYLELFFDAFDKIKGETKLASPDIFANKGLSDVINFQMTDDQVKPIIRTKIDESIVSAFEVLRERIDGFGVTQPNIQREGNSGRILVELPGARDIARAQELLSSTAQLEFWETYPQSNQSLGTFFINANEKLKDILEPVEAEEEISKPESEIDSLLSDVAQDSLDLNAQANNPLLGKLIPAGQGSHAIARVLVTDTAEIGGYLRMREIRRLLPNDVQFTKFLWERSAKDSELAELYALKSNRENAPRISGDVVSDAQDTFDQFNKPAVSMTMNTRGAKEWEKLTGDAFNNQTGIAIVLDNKVYTAPGVSTGPISGGRSEITGTFTINETKDIANVLRAGKLPASAEIIQSEVVGPSLGQEAIDSGFMSFLIAMCFVLVWMVFYYGKAGIFADIALILNILLIFGVLTSLGAVLTLPGIAGIVLTIGMSVDANVLIFERVKEELARGKGKAQAVADGFGNALSSILDANITTGLTAIILFVFGSGPIKGFATTLLIGIVTSLFTAIFITRLLVDWYIAKKGRSLDFSTGITKNLFKNMNINFLSKRKIAYVVSFILVGVGVFSLLTTGLQQGVDFIGGRSYQIRFEKAVNPSEIASELNTVFGSGTNVKTFGEANQIKVTTPYKVDVEGIEVDNEIQNKLFTSLQKYLPDGTSFEDFTLGASEKSIGILQSVKVGPTIADDIKNNAFLAIIGSLAVVFLYILLRFRKWQFSLGAVVAVFHDVMIVLGIFSLTGSIMPFNMEIDQAFIAAILTVIGYSLNDTVVVFDRIREIVGLKGWNNGININLALNSTLSRTLNTSLTTLIVLLAIFIFGGESLRGFMFAMIVGVLVGTYSSVFIATPIMFDALKKKIAGADE
- a CDS encoding HEAT repeat domain-containing protein, which translates into the protein MGFYDLSKEKRKDLVQKIESDILLDLQKKETESIFKYFSDEDTYIRKAGYSAIGKIYKNSTIDVSNIINILDKLLKSESEKVRQTVINTAGELGKINFENVGYFFDQGLFDEHHSVRNAVIGSIKKMGDKNPVPVLNWAKNYIRHPDKEVRREICHGIELRGRKHPQDILPLLKELQHDTTRRVKNTLIHVLGQISYKKGCLAIVIKDLKTWKNKELVRKALNEIIDVHRRYKDFAALTQEEAIAYIDKNYSEKQ
- a CDS encoding N-acetyltransferase, which produces MARFTFTETFGHYFNDKKDLQDYLSRTFNVSKLRVSLNKPNNVFWLAYVDDLPVGYAKLKLHSPSKFINSQNVCQLQKIYVLKDFLSLGIGRELQNKALKRAAANNAENIWLSVLKSNTRAITFYEKNDFDKIGNHDFQIGKEHFEFQAMAKDLK
- a CDS encoding ATP-binding cassette domain-containing protein; the encoded protein is MTQPKNHTILTNNSSRTDVLVNNLLKGRSEAFSELNGKTGLLFSKSEIERFMDEEERHDVKIITEGVYQSLKSMSSGEQKKVLLDYISKQKPDFLVLVNPFDNLDVETQTILRKKLISISKSVILIQMISRLDDVLPISSDYYKLDGDKLEKYASFDLFLTANQKAEPQFTGTIPPPLHTIEVKENELVQFRNVSVSFDGRKVLDSIDWAIKKGEFWQLIGPNGSGKTTILSMITGDSHKGYGQDLTIFGQRKGSGESVWDIKKKIGYYTPSMTDKFNGYHSLENMILSGLYDSIGLYNYPTDQEKKLALSWLKLLQLHNKKDMKFLSLTTGEKRLVMTARAMIKHPPLLILDEPTAGLDEKSTGLFIALVNKIAKESDTAIVFVSHRKENGLLPRFDYILETTDSNGSIGKTRQHVYH
- a CDS encoding GNAT family N-acetyltransferase; this translates as MPKYLLEDETTQRLLFRKVTPSDFDHWLPFYLNPLSTKYWDGLEPDPIKACTEQFDRIFERYEMNLGGMNALVSKDTKQLVGLCGLLVQSVDGAEELEIGYSILPKFWLQGFAFEAAKKCRDYAFQNNFSDSLISIIHIDNIPSQKVAEKNGMFLDKTTTYKDNPVHIFRVNQG
- a CDS encoding DUF192 domain-containing protein, which gives rise to MKRFLLLLLVSFMQLSSCKTESKQEIKTETIGFTKEGSLTVTRSETDSILITLDIEIAESEYETQTGLMYRESMENHQGMLFIFPDVAMHSFYMKNTEFPLDIIYIDENLKIASFQKNAQPFNETGLPSKVPVKYVLEINAGLSDTWGLEVGDIISFTKE
- the lgt gene encoding prolipoprotein diacylglyceryl transferase translates to MYFLGFNWNPDGTLFKLGFIQIKYYNLLWIAAFVAGWYLMKRIFLNEKKSMEKLDSLFIYGVVSIMLGARLGHVFFYDWDYYKNHLIEILLPIRESSKGSLFGLINGYEFTGFTGLASHGATIAAIIGVWLYCRKWKDIKMLWLLDRMVVVSAIGTAFVRLGNFFNSEINGRVVDKSFALATRFIRDSDDMPAYKAMSITKEKTASAAYKAIEHNPEFSSVLESIPYRHPAQLYEGICYIFVFLVLYFLYWKTDKKDKTGYLFGVFMVGLWTVRFFVEYFKKSQGGFEESLGLLSTGQWLSIPMIIVGLYFMFRPNPSKIAQ